The Streptomyces sp. NBC_00459 DNA segment CGGTGCTGAGCGCTCTGGCGGCGGAGGAGTCCGACCGGCTGAAGGTGGTCCAGCTGAACGTCGATCTCAACCCCCTGACGACCAACGCGTACCGGGTGCTGTCCATGCCGACGTTCATGGTGTTCCGGGGCGGCGAGCCGGTGCGGTCGATGGTGGGCGCCCGCCCGAAAAGGCGGTTGCTGGAGGAGCTGTCCGACGTGGTCTGACGCACTCACCATGCAATGACCTGACGGAGAGTGAGAACGACTCCGATGGCCGGCTGGTTCCCCGTCCAGCAGGCGGGCGGGCGGACGATTCTCGAACTGCGGGTGCCGGCCGAGGAGCTGGACGAGTTCAACGCCCACGTCGTCGGCGAGATCGAGGTCGTCCACCGGGGCCGGTGAACCCGTGACCGCCGACGACTGTCGGCGGAAACAAAAGAAATCCCCCGAGCGATTGCGCTCGGGGGATTTCTTTGCGTATATTCAATGGTTCGCGACTTTCATGGAATTGGGTCGCGATAAGTTCATTGAGCAGAGTATATCCGAGCGGGAGCGGAATTGTCAAACAGGGGCGCAAACACGGAATCAACTCACGATGAATTGCGGAGTGAGCAGGAATTCGTCGACGGGCTCTACGTCCGCGTCGACGCCCTGCGCGGCGACACCGAGCACTCCGTCACGGACGCGCTCGCGCAGGGCAGTACGCCGATGCAGGCCCGGCTGGAACGGGATGTGCTCGTCGCCGAGCGGTCGGGGCTGCTCGCCGCGCTGAACGCCGTCGACGGGTCGCTCTGTTTCGGGCGGATCGATCTCACCTCCGGTGTCACCCACCACATCGGCCGTATCGGACTGCGCGCCGACGACGCCGAGCGCACCCCGATGCTCATCGACTGGCGGGCCGAGGTGGCCCGGCCGTTCTATCTCGCCACCGGGCACACCACGATGGGGCTGCGCCGGCGTCGGCACATCAGTACGGACGGGCGGCACGTCACCGGACTGCACGACGAGATCCTCGACCTCGGGGACGAGCTGCGCACCGGCTACGAGGACCCCTCCGGCGATGCCGTACTGCTCGCCGCCCTCGACTCCGCCCGCACCGGGCGGATGAACGACATCGTGCAGACCATCCAGGCCGAGCAGGACGAGATCATCCGTGCCCCGCACCGAGGTGTGCTGGTGGTGGAGGGCGGGCCCGGTACCGGCAAGACCGCCGTCGCGCTCCACCGGGCCGCCTATCTGCTCTACGAGCACCGTGAACTCCTCGCCAAGCGGGCCGTGCTGATCGTCGGGCCCAACCCCGCCTTCCTCGGCTACATCGGTGAGGTGCTGCCCTCGCTCGGGGAGACCGGTGTGCTGCTGGCAACCGTCGGCGAGCTGTTCCCGGGCGTGAAGGCCACCGCGGCCGACACGGCCGAAGCCGCCACGGTCAAGGGGCGGGCCGGGATGGCCGACGTGCTGGCAGCCGTCGTACGGGACCGGCAGGCCCTGCCCGACCCGGTCATCGCCATCGAGCACGACCGGGACATCCTCATGCTCGACGCCGGACTGGTGAGCATGGCGCGGGAACGCACACGCGAGGCGAAGCTGCCGCACAACGTGGCGCGTGAACACTTCGAGGGACACATCCTCAACACCCTCACCGAGATGCTGGCGGAGCGGATCGGCACCGACCCCTACGACGGCAGCAACCTCCTCGACCCCAGCGACATCACCCAGATCCGCGACGACCTGGCCGAGAACCGTGAAGTCTGGGCAGCCATCGACCAGTTGTGGCCCCGCGTCACCCCGCGGCGACTGCTCGCGGACTTCCTCGCCGCACCTGAGGGGTATGTGTCCGAGGCCGACGCCGAGGCCATCCGGCGGCCCGTCACCCGGGCCTGGACGACGGCCGACGTACCACTGCTCGACGAGGCAGCGGAGCTGCTCGGCGAGGACGACCGGGTGGCCCGGGCGCGGGCGGAGCGCGAACGCAGCAGCCAAGTCGCCTATGCGCAAGGCGTGTTGGACGTTTCCTACGCCTCTCGTACGTATGAGTTCGAGGACCTGGACGCGGAGGACTCCGAGGTGCTGTCCGCACACGACATCATCGACGCGGAGCGGTTCGCCGAGCGGCACGAGGAGGACGACCTGCGCAGCGCCGCCGAACGGGCGGCGGCAGACCGGAGCTGGGCGTTCGGGCACATCATCGTCGACGAGGCACAGGAGTTGTCGCCGATGGCGTGGCGGCTCCTCATGCGGCGCAGCCCGACCCGGTCGATGACCCTGGTCGGCGATCCCGCGCAGACCGCCGAGCCGGGCGGCGTCGGGACCTGGGAGGACATCCTCGCGCCGTACGTCCAGGACCGCTGGGAGCACGCCCGACTCGGCGTCAACTACCGCACACCGGCCGAGATCATGGACGTCGCGGCGGCCGTGGTGCGGGCGGAGCGCCCGGACTTCGAGCCGCCGAGGTCCGTACGGTCGACCGGGGTACGGCCGTGGGTGCGTGCCGTCGACGGTGATCGCGCGGATCTCGCGGGGGCCGTGGAGAAGGCCGTCGGCGAGCTGGCGCCCGACGAGGGGCGGCTCGCCGTGATCGCGCCGCGTGAGCTGCACCGGGAGCTGGCGGCGCGGCTGGACGGTGTGGAGGCGGGGGCGGAGCCCGATCTGACGC contains these protein-coding regions:
- a CDS encoding thioredoxin family protein, with translation MAEVTDADFEAEVIRAELPVLVEFTADWCPPCRQMAPVLSALAAEESDRLKVVQLNVDLNPLTTNAYRVLSMPTFMVFRGGEPVRSMVGARPKRRLLEELSDVV
- a CDS encoding HelD family protein, which gives rise to MRAGAELSNRGANTESTHDELRSEQEFVDGLYVRVDALRGDTEHSVTDALAQGSTPMQARLERDVLVAERSGLLAALNAVDGSLCFGRIDLTSGVTHHIGRIGLRADDAERTPMLIDWRAEVARPFYLATGHTTMGLRRRRHISTDGRHVTGLHDEILDLGDELRTGYEDPSGDAVLLAALDSARTGRMNDIVQTIQAEQDEIIRAPHRGVLVVEGGPGTGKTAVALHRAAYLLYEHRELLAKRAVLIVGPNPAFLGYIGEVLPSLGETGVLLATVGELFPGVKATAADTAEAATVKGRAGMADVLAAVVRDRQALPDPVIAIEHDRDILMLDAGLVSMARERTREAKLPHNVAREHFEGHILNTLTEMLAERIGTDPYDGSNLLDPSDITQIRDDLAENREVWAAIDQLWPRVTPRRLLADFLAAPEGYVSEADAEAIRRPVTRAWTTADVPLLDEAAELLGEDDRVARARAERERSSQVAYAQGVLDVSYASRTYEFEDLDAEDSEVLSAHDIIDAERFAERHEEDDLRSAAERAAADRSWAFGHIIVDEAQELSPMAWRLLMRRSPTRSMTLVGDPAQTAEPGGVGTWEDILAPYVQDRWEHARLGVNYRTPAEIMDVAAAVVRAERPDFEPPRSVRSTGVRPWVRAVDGDRADLAGAVEKAVGELAPDEGRLAVIAPRELHRELAARLDGVEAGAEPDLTRDVVLLDPRQAKGLEFDSVLVVEPGAFGTSDLYVALTRATQRVGVLHQGELPVALTALGT